TGCCGGGAATGAAGGTGTGGGCGTTTGTGATCAGCAGTGTGTTCTGCGGACTGGCGGGAATGATAGCGGCTTCTTACAACAACAGCGTGTCTCTGACTATGGGCTCAGAACTTTTGATGCCTGCTATCGCGGCCACCATGCTCAGCGCCACGTTCCTTAAGCTTGGCAAATATAACGTTCCCGGGACGGTGCTGGCAGCCATTCTTATGATCGTGATCCAGAACGGCGTCATCAGCGCAGGGTACCCGATCTACGTAAAAGATATCGTGCAGGGGCTCCTGCTGACGGTCGCGGTCGCGATCATCGCGCTGATCAAAGAAGACGGTCTGCCGAGCGTAAAGCTGGAGAGCTGACGGAAGGAGGAACATAAGATGGCGGATAAAAATAGATCAAAGCCGGAATTTTTCGGCGGAATGTTGGCACGGCGCTGGCTGCTGTTCTTTACAGCGGCAACGGCAATTGTATTTGGGATCATCTCTCCCGCGTTCCTGCAGGTCACCAACTTGCTGAATATATTGAGCAACGCCTGCATCGTGGGTGTTATGGGGGTGGGACTTACCTGTATATTTGCGACAGGGGAACTGGACTTTTCGGCAGGGGCGCAGGTGTCTCTGGCGTCCTGTCTGATGGCGGTCATATTAGGAAGGACTTCCTTTCATAATTATATCGGGGCGGTACTTCTTACACTTCTGGTCCTTGGCCTTGTTGGAATATACAATGCATTTCTGCATGTGAAGATCGGGATCCCGGCTTTCATTGCAACGCTCGGGACATCGTATCTTGTCAAAGGAGCGGCAAAAGCGCTTACTAACAGTAAAAATGTAAACAATCTTTCGGCATGGCCGAAGGAGTTCACGTTTATGGGACAAGGGTATCTGTTCGGTATCATCCCGATGCCGGTCGTGATACTGGTGATCGCGGGGGCGCTGATCCTGTTCTATACAGAGTATACGAGGGCCGGAAAATATCTTTATGCGGTAGGGGCAAACCCGACGGCCTGTGATTACATAGGAATAGACGGCAGGATGCAGAAGGTGAAAGGGTTTGTTATCACAGCTGTCTTGTGCGGGCTGGCAGGGATCATGCAGGGGTCTCAGATGAATGCCGCATCCCCTACGCTTGGGGAGAACATGTTTGTCCCCGCTCTGACAACCGTATTCCTGGGCGCCGCCTATGGGAAGATCGGGGTGTTTAATGTGCCGGGGACACTTGTCGGCGCCGTGCTGTATGCTCTGATCAATCAGGGGCTTCTGATGATCACAAGCGAGCTGTGGCTTAAGAATTATGTACAGGGCGGGATGCTTCTGTTCGCGCTCATCATGGTGGTGGTGATTCGGTCAAAAGGACATAAAAAATAAAGAGGCAGGAGGAGAGAAGAAGATGACAAAAATAGTATTTGTATCTGAAGGGCTGATTACAAAACAGGATCTGGAAGTAAGAGGCATTCCTCAGATGTTTGACGAATTTAAAGAATACGGGGTCGAGTATGCGTTTACAGAGGATCTGGGCGCGCTCAATAAAGCGGGCGGGAACATGCGGGAGGCGAATCTGCGGCTGGAGAAAGAAGGGCCGGACTGGGTGGAACATACTCCGCAGTTCCTGGAGTCGATCAGAGATGCGGATATAATCATCATGCATTATTCCGGCGCGGACAGACGGTTTTTTGAAGCGGCACAGCGGTTGAAACTGCTCTGTGTCATGAGAAGCGGAGTAGAAAATGTAGACATGAAAGCGGCCAAGGAGCACGGCGTTACTGTATGTGCATCACCCGGGCGTGCGGCAGAACCGGTAGCTGATTTTGCGGTAACTTTAATGCTGGCCCTGATGCGAAGACTGCCCCGGAACGATATGGGGGGAAAAGGGGAATGGAAGGATTCTGTGATGGGTCTGGAAGGAATGATGAAAAATTCCACGGTAAGCCTTCTGGGATTTGGCGCCATCGCCCGGAAGGTGGCAAAGAGACTGCAGGGATTTGGATGCAGCATCATAACCTACGATCCGTGGGCGGACCCGGAAACAGCAAAGAAAATGGACGTGGAGATAGTAGGCACGATAGAAGAATTATTCCAGAGAGCCGATTTTCTCTCGGTACATGCCAGGCTGACCCCAGAGAATCACGGGATGATAAATGAGCGGCTTCTTACGCTGATGAAACCGACGGCATATTTGGTCAACACAGCGAGGGCCGGCCTGATCGACGAAGAGGCGCTTATAAAGGCGCTGGAAGAACACGTGATAGCGGGCGCGGGCATCGATGTATTTTCGGATGAGCCTCTGCCGGACGGACATCCGTTTCTGAAGCTGGACAACATTATAGCCACACCTCATGTGGCGGGAAACGGCGGAGACTTTATCCTGAGGTCAATAGAAAGTCCGCTCAATGAGATCCGGCATTATTTTAAGGAGGAACCATATTCCTATAAGATGAATTAGTATGGAAGAGCTGTTCTAAAAGGTGAGACGATGGAGAAAAAATATTTTTTAACAATAGACAGAGGACAGTCGGAGATTAAGGCGGCATTTTACACTGTAAATGCGGAGGTCGTCTGTTTGGAGTCGCGCAGGTGCCAGCCGATCAGAAGTCTGAAGCCGGGCTGGGCTGAGCAGGATATGGAACTGATGTGGGAGCAGGCCGCGGCGGCTGTCCGGGAGCTGTTCTGCAAAAGCGGTATCAGCCCGGAGGAAGTGGCGGCAGTCTCGTTCTCCGGACAGGGCGGCGGCAATTTTCTTGTGTCGCAGGACGGGGAAGCCGTATATCCTGGCGTCCTGTCTATGGACAGCCGTCACGAAGAGGTCATGGACCACTTTGAGACTCAAAAGGAGGCAGAGATTCCGAGGACCGCGGCATTTATGCTCTGGCTGAAAGAAAAGGAACCAGAAGTATTTAAAAAGGTCCGGTGGATCCTCGGGAGTAAGGACTGGATCCGGTACCGTCTGACAGGGAAGGCGAATGCAGATATGTCCGACCCGCCGGCACCGGTGGATCTGGATACCGGAGAGTATTTAACCAAGTGTCTGGAAACAGCGGGGATTGCAGAATGTATCACTATGCTTCCGCCTCTCGTATATGCCAGTGAAATATGCGGCGCAGTGACAGAAGAAGCGGCAGAGCTGACCGGACTTGCAGCGGGAACACCTGTTGCGGCAGGCGCCCATGATATGATCGCCTGCTCTATCGGAAGCGGGGGAAATAAACAGGGTCATCTTGCTGTCATTATGGGTACGCTTGGCATCAATATTGCCG
This is a stretch of genomic DNA from [Clostridium] hylemonae DSM 15053. It encodes these proteins:
- a CDS encoding ABC transporter permease produces the protein MADKNRSKPEFFGGMLARRWLLFFTAATAIVFGIISPAFLQVTNLLNILSNACIVGVMGVGLTCIFATGELDFSAGAQVSLASCLMAVILGRTSFHNYIGAVLLTLLVLGLVGIYNAFLHVKIGIPAFIATLGTSYLVKGAAKALTNSKNVNNLSAWPKEFTFMGQGYLFGIIPMPVVILVIAGALILFYTEYTRAGKYLYAVGANPTACDYIGIDGRMQKVKGFVITAVLCGLAGIMQGSQMNAASPTLGENMFVPALTTVFLGAAYGKIGVFNVPGTLVGAVLYALINQGLLMITSELWLKNYVQGGMLLFALIMVVVIRSKGHKK
- a CDS encoding 2-hydroxyacid dehydrogenase gives rise to the protein MTKIVFVSEGLITKQDLEVRGIPQMFDEFKEYGVEYAFTEDLGALNKAGGNMREANLRLEKEGPDWVEHTPQFLESIRDADIIIMHYSGADRRFFEAAQRLKLLCVMRSGVENVDMKAAKEHGVTVCASPGRAAEPVADFAVTLMLALMRRLPRNDMGGKGEWKDSVMGLEGMMKNSTVSLLGFGAIARKVAKRLQGFGCSIITYDPWADPETAKKMDVEIVGTIEELFQRADFLSVHARLTPENHGMINERLLTLMKPTAYLVNTARAGLIDEEALIKALEEHVIAGAGIDVFSDEPLPDGHPFLKLDNIIATPHVAGNGGDFILRSIESPLNEIRHYFKEEPYSYKMN
- a CDS encoding FGGY-family carbohydrate kinase, with the protein product MEKKYFLTIDRGQSEIKAAFYTVNAEVVCLESRRCQPIRSLKPGWAEQDMELMWEQAAAAVRELFCKSGISPEEVAAVSFSGQGGGNFLVSQDGEAVYPGVLSMDSRHEEVMDHFETQKEAEIPRTAAFMLWLKEKEPEVFKKVRWILGSKDWIRYRLTGKANADMSDPPAPVDLDTGEYLTKCLETAGIAECITMLPPLVYASEICGAVTEEAAELTGLAAGTPVAAGAHDMIACSIGSGGNKQGHLAVIMGTLGINIAVLDAAARLPAVQVPGESFLFGGITREIKTVTTSIGSGCNTMNWLLDLMFSGEEQEAKEKGVSVFELLEKRLAEKKESSIVFQPYLLGTFYNSSARAGILGMTSHTTKEDILLALFQGICITMCIEIRRLEVRTQKFREIWMTGGGSQSNIWGQMFADVLKRPVHIGKDRETGCRGAAICAGVALGYYTLQDGFPEPVREKTYYPREEKAAWYEEQLKLYQEAYDMSVDFWNRQKEL